GCGACCATTTTTGTGGAGCCTGTCTCTGTAGAAGCTAAAAACTTGCCCAGTGCTAAGCCCTTCTCCCTTTCCAGGCCTGGCACCAAGTCTCCCGGGTTTGTCTCTCAGCCCAGTGGCTGTCAAACCTGGTATCTAaagtctccttttccttctttttgttatttgCCGCACCTCTTGCATTTAGTATAGATCTCTTTGCTGGTAGCTGGAAGTGAATCCTAGGAGAGGCGGCTATGTCCCTGCAGCAGTGAGCAGCATGTGGTGTGCATAGGCCTCAGGTCAAAATGGGCTGATAATGCACTCCTCCCTCTACAGGTGTGCGACTCTGACACCGTGCTGGATCCAGCCTGCACCATCGAGATGCTTCGAGTCCTGGAGGAGGACCCCCAAGTAGGGGGAGTTGGAGGAGATGTACAAGTAAGAAGTAATCAGGGACTCCTGGGGGGTAGGGCCTAGACTCTTCTTCCTAATACAGTGAATATGCCTGGAAAATGAGCGTCTTGAATGTCTAgtattttggaagtgtgtgggggggagggttcTTCTTGGACAGTTTTCACTAGTATCAAAGAACTCACTTGCTACCCCATCCCTATCCTGCTCTTTTTCAAcctgaggaaaaaggaaatcactAAAGGTATGTAGAGAGCCTATGCTGCTGGGAGGGGCTCAGTATCCTGAGGCTACTGATCACGGAGGGTGCTGCTTTTTGGGGGCACTGGCGCAGCAAGCACCTCCAAAGTTGGACCCTTCAGAAAACCCTTGTTCTTCAGGAAGTTGCCCTGAATGGTTAAGAACAGGGCAGTATGGTTAAGAACAAGGGGCCACATCTTCCTCCAGAGGGTACTGCTGGTGACACACCAAGTCTTCCTGAGAAGCTTTCCGAGTGCAGAAGGGTCAGGATAGGGGGCTGGGGTGATGAGCTGCATCTTCAAgcccttctctctgccaccaTCCAGTTGTTTGCTGAGATGGAAGGTGGCTTTCGCTGTTAGAGCAACTTCACTGGGCCAGTCAGTGCACACCACAGTGAGAGTGACTGGGTGTGGTTGGCTCCTCCGAGCCTCAGGTTTTCTAGCTTTGGCTGGGTTAGGACTGATGGCCAGGAGTTTGAGCGATGGGATTCAGAACTCAGGGTAAGGAGGCTTCATGGTCTCTGCTGTCTATCTCCTGGGGCTCAAGTCCTCAGGTGAGGAGGCCCAGCATCTCCGGTTCCCTTGCAGATCCTCAACAAGTATGACTCGTGGATCTCCTTCCTGAGCAGTGTGCGGTACTGGATGGCCTTCAACGTGGAGCGGGCCTGCCAGTCCTACTTCGGCTGCGTGCAGTGTATTAGTGGGCCTTTGGGCATGTACCGCAACAGCCTCCTCCAGCAATTCCTGGAGGACTGGTACCATCAGAAGTTCCTGGGCAGCAAGTGCAGCTTCGGAGATGACCGCCACCTCACCAACCGAGTCCTGAGCCTCGGCTACCGGACTAAGTATACAGCACGCTCCAAGTGCCTCACAGAGACTCCCACCAAGTACCTCCGGTGGCTCAACCAGCAGACCCGCTGGAGCAAGTCTTACTTCCGAGAGTGGCTCTACAACTCTCTGTGGTTCCATAAGCACCACCTCTGGATGACCTACGAATCAGTGGTCACAggtttcttccccttcttcctcattgccacaGTCATACAGCTTTTCTACAGAGGCCGCATCTGGAATATTCTCCTCTTCCTGCTGACGGTGCAGCTGGTGGGCATTATCAAGGCTACCTATGCCTGCTTCCTTCGGGGCAATGCAGAAATGATCTTCATGTCCCTCTATTCCCTTCTGTATATGTCCAGCCTCCTGCCAGCCAAGATCTTTGCCATTGCTACCATCAACAAGTCTGGCTGGGGCACCTCTGGCCGAAAAACCATCGTGGTGAACTTCATTGGCCTCATCCCTGTGTCCATCTGGGTGGCAGTCCTTCTAGGGGGACTGGCCTACACAGCGTATTGCCAGGATCTGTTCAGCGAGACAGAGCTAGCCTTCCTGGTCTCTGGGGCCATCCTGTATGGCTGCTACTGGGTAGCCCTCCTCATGTTGTATCTGGCCATCATCGCCCGGCGATGTGGGAAGAAGCCAGAGCAGTACAGCCTAGCTTATGCTGAGGTGTGACACGGCCCCCAAGCAGAGTGGGAAAAGTGCAATGGgtaagggagggaaggggaatggaagagaaaagatggggtgggagggaggagggagtgcTGTTTTAGTCCGTCAATGGTCCAAAGGACAAATCTGAAGTGCAAAGAATGGTGACTGTACTATGGCCTGGGGCAGTTCTGCTTAGAGGCAACACCTTTCCAGCTCAGGGGGCGACTTGTTTTCATGCCGCCTGTCTGTTGGCCTCTGCGTGTGTCATGGCCTCTGGGAAAGATTCCACTTCCTGCCCCGGGATCCAAAGGCAACCCAGAAGTGTGCTAAAACAATTAGTTCCAATCAGTGGCAACTTCTGATAGGTAAGTGAGCAATGACAGCCTGCGGGAAGGGGTTCTCTTAGCCCATCTGAACACAACCAGAGGTGGTGGGAGAATTTGAGAGATCTGGGCTGGCTAGTATgtgtcccccaccctcacccccaaatcTAGCTATCAATGCAATAAGATTGTGCCTGATACAAGGCCCAGAAGCCTGATCTTTGGGCATCAGAAAACAGGGTCCAGGAATGGTGCTTTATTACATGACATACTCCATTCCACATCTCAACATCCCAAGGATGAGCCAAACTAGCAGAGAGTTAGCACTGAACTCCTTTTAAGTGTGtatggtgtatatacatatatgttaaaaatgaaagtttgcCAGGAGGAACAAAGATTGGTGGTTGTGCTAAAGGCCATGGCCTATATGGGGGCCTTAGGCTGAATGTAGCTCACCTGAAAACTGCCCGACATCGAGATGAGCTTGTCTGTGATCTCTGCTGGGGAGAGGAAAGGTTTTGGTCATCTACCAGGAAGATTAAACCCCAACATGCTCAGAAAAGAAGTGAGGGCTTGGCTACCTGATCCTGCACACTCCTGAATTCCTCTCTCAAACTCAGCTCTGAGTCTAAGACAGCCTCCACTTGGCTTGCTTCAAGGTGATGCACCAAGTCACCTCGTCCACCTTCCTTCTCATTTGGTAAGTTTTTCAAGTTAGCAACTGAGGCAGAGTCTGGACTCTCATAGCCCCTCTGCAATAAGCAACCCTGTCCTCAGCAGGTGGGGGGAAAAATGATTAGGAGCCTCTGACCAAATTAGCCACAATCTTGGAAGTGCTTATACAGATTCCTTAGCAGCTGGCTAAGCGTGCATGACTTTCAGGCTACAGATCTTGACAATCATGTCCAGTGAAAACCTTTTCAGTGTTCCCTAAGTGAAGCCTCCAATCCAAGCTGGTCATCTTTGAAACTGTCCATTCTCTTCAGTGGCTTCTCAAGGAGATTATTACAGCCAAGTTGTGGATAGTCATTATTGCATTTGCTTCTTTCCAGAAACCAAGCTTGGAGATGGAATTGGTTCCTAAATCCTAAggttcttgttttctctctcacgCCCCTTGAAGCTTTTATTTCTCTgccctttggggggggggggagcgaggGAAAGCATTTTCTAGACATTTGCAATCCACAGACAATTCTCAGCTCTTGAGTTTGAAACTGGGAATCTTGACTAACCCTTTGACTTAGGGGTTGCTTGCTTGCAGGTGTACTTGTGCTCTCCGAATGTCCATTCTTAGCAGGGCCTGCTAGCCCCTCAGAACCAGCACTGAAGTTGACAGGAGTTGAAGGGGCAAGACTCTAGTGTGCCCAGGTGCTTCCTACACAGGAACAAAGTGTGCTCTGAGCCACAGATTGGCAAACCCTGGTGCTTTCCTTCATCTCCCATGAACGCAAGGGTTTTCCAGGTGCAACCAACATCGCTACATCACACAGACCTCGAGCTTCTGAGAAGATTGCTGGCCGGTGTTGGGTCCAACCCATGAAGGCTGGGAAGAGGCAGCAGGCATTTGCTAAAGGCGGTTGTTCCAGGCTCTTGCGTGTTTTTGCTGGCCAAGTAAACTATTTTGAGCACTACAATGGAGGAAATCCGGTCAGCCAGCCAACTGCAGAGCTCACACTTAACTAAGGGCTTGTTTTTCTTCAGCTTTTACTTGAAGGTTAATGTCGGATGGATTTCCAGATGGAGAACTGGTTGTCCTACCATCAGCTCTGCCTTGCACTGTGGTTTTCAACTGTGCTCAGAACAAGGGTAGGCAGGTACAAGTAGTGGGCCCACAACGTTTGACCTCTACTGGTTTTTCTAagttattttgtacatttttcagCAGCGAAACCAAACTGGGTCTTCAGCTTTATCCCCGTTTCTTGCAAGGGAAGAGCCTTTATATACAACTGGACACATTTTggtttttcctcattgagaatTTTAAGCCTTTTGTATTCTTTCTACAATAATttgtaaacatatttatttttactttttgtttttgttttttacttttcaggTCAAAATTTTATACTGCACTTGTCAAAATAAAGATTCTCACATAATGCTGGTTATCTCTGGACTACTTCTTCCTTAAACTGGTTTATTCCATTTCCAAAGAGGTACTTGAGATAGAAATGGTTTTGTCAAGGTAGTTGCAGTGGAACTCAAAACAGGTAAGTGTTCACAGCTGCCTCTGGACCTGGGGAATACAGCAGGCCCACTTTACTGTTAACTGCACACCTACAACAGCCCAACTTTTGTTGAAGGTGGGCAAGGTCTCTGGTGAAATCACTGGCAGACAAGGGAGTCCTGGCTAAGGTAAAGGTCACTATTTCCTCCTTGAGTGACAGCATTTCATCTGGCAGATAATACAGGACTGTGGCCAGTCTAAAACAATGAAAAGCACTGGGTAAAATTCCTTTCCTGTGGAAACAGGTAACTCAATGGAGTGACATTGGCAGCCCTCTCATcccatttattaaagaaacagtaagaaaagaTACAATGCAGGAAAAACACCAACCATCCTTTCACCTCAGGCTGAACGAAGCACAGTGATTTCTCCccttcatccccccaccccctaccccagtTCCCATATTCCCATTGACGTCAGTTTAAATTTTGAGGTTCTTTGATCGGGAGTACTAGTGGAGAGGGAATTAGGTGAGCGGTGGAGCCTTGATTCTGGCCTCCTCTAAGTCCCAGGAGAAGGAAGCTGCAGGCCCAGTTAATCAAGCAAAATTGTATTTGGTGGGTCTTTGAAGTGGTTGCCCACCTCCCTGTTCTGTGTTCAAGCCCTCAGGGAAAGGTATGGCAGTAGAGGATGACCAGGTCCAAGCTGCCCAGGGCAGAGCTGCTGAAGCATGGTCCATTCACCATTGCAACAGTTCTAGAGAGCAGTGAGCTGATTCTCCAGTGGTGAGCAGAGGACTACATATGAATTGGGACCTGCAGGCCAATGTATCCCTGAGGAAAAGTCCACAAGAACAATTCAAGAAACTAGTAAGAAACAAGGGGCAGAAAGCTGTGGGACAAAAGCACAGCAGGCTTCTGGAGGGCTGGAGATCCTTTCTCTCAAGGTCAGGATCATTCCCACCTGCAGTAGTCCATCTCTCACAAGTAACATTTCACCTTCAGTCAAGAAAGAAGCGGAGGAAAAAGATGGCTCATTTGAACTTGAGCCCCAGCTATGGTACTTCAGACTGTAGCTCCAGATCTACCCTTTTACCTAAAACACAGCTCCTGCCCAGAACCACGGTGCCTGGAAACCAGAGTGGTTCTGGAGAGAAAAGTGTTTAAGGGGGTAACATTCCATTTGGGTACATTGCAGCCATAGGACCCCCTGGTCTGGGGAAAGCAGCTGGGTTTGTGCCTGGGAGGTTCCCCACTCTAGGAAATGGGACCAAAGTCTTGCTCACGGGGCCATTCATCCTTGGAAAGGAAGCCGGGTTTAGACCCAGGGTCCCAGTTGGCCTTGCAAAAGGAGCTGGGTTGATGCCCACAGGGCCTGCTGGAGAAGAGCCCAGGGGCCCAGGAGCTGACCTGGGGAAAGTAACCTGACCAGGGCCTAATGGGCCAGTAGACCTTGGGAAGGCAGCAGGACTTGGGCCCTGCAAGCCACTGGCCCTTGGGAAGTTAGCTGGGTTGGGGCCTAGTGGCCCAGAGGTTCTTGGGAAAATTGCTGGACTTGAGCCCTGGAGGCCAGCAGACCTCTGGAAGTTAGCTGGATTTGAAGCCAATGTGCCAGAAGACTGAGAAAAGGCAGCTGGATTCAGCCCCCCTGAACCGGTCCCCCTTGGAAAGGGACTGGCATTTACTCCCATAGGCCCAGCTGGCCTTGAAAAATGAGCTGAATTAGGGCCTATGGGGCCAGGAGCTCTGGACATGGGAGATGGATTTGGCCCTGGAAGGCCAATTCCCCGAGAACCAGGACCCGAGTTTGGGCCCATGGGGCCAGGTACTCTTGCCATAGAGGATGGGCTTGTGCCCATGTTTCCAGAAGCCTGTGAGAAAGCAGCTGAATTTGCTCCTAATAGACCTGCTGCTCTTAAAATGGGGGCAAGATCTAGGCCTTGAGGTCCAGCCATCCTTAAGTTAAGACCAGATCCCGTGCCCAGGAGGCCACCTGCTCTGGTGTCCAGATTTGGGCCTGGTCCCAGGCCACCTGCCCTTGGGTTGGGCCCAAGGCCTGGGCCCAGGCTATTTGCTCTTGGGTTGGGCCCAAGGCCAGGGCCTGGAAACATACCTGATCTCGGGGCAGGGTTTGTACCAACGAAGCCTGATCTCAGATTGGGACTGGGTCCTGGTCCCAGGCCAACAGGCCTAGGATTAGGAGCACCATTCCCAGAAGGCAACAGGACACCTGCTCTCAGGTTGGGCCCAGATCCAGGGCCCATGGGGCCGCCACTTCTGGGGTCAGGACCTGTTCCCAGGAGACCACCTGCCCTTGGGTTGGACATAGGACCTGGCCCCGGGAGACCCCCTAACCTTGGATTAGACAGAGGCCCTGGGCCTGGTAGAGCCCCTGCCCTTGGGTTTAGAgatgggcctgggcctgggcctgggcctggaccTGGGCCCAAGAGGCCACCAGGCCTTGGGAAAGAAACTGCACCTGTGCCAGTGGGATTCATCCCTCTTGGAAAAGAAGCCATGCTTGGATCACGAGCACCAGCAGGGAAAGGTGCTGGATTTGAAGCCAATGAGCCTGATGAAGTTGGAAAAGGCGATGGGTTCCTTGGAAATGGGGCCAAATTTCCACCAAGAGAACCAGTTGCCATAAGGAAGGGATCAGAGTTCATGCCCAGCGGGTGACCTGTGTTTAGGACAGGACCCCCCTGTGGTCCCAAGGAACCGTCGAGTCGTCCTCGAGGTGGCAACTGAGCACGAGTCCAAGGAGTTGGCCGCTCTCTAGGGAAAATCCGGGGTTCTTTCATACTTTCTTGGGGACGTTGGTGATAATGGGCTTGGGGCGAGTTTTGAAAAGGATCTTGTTTTTGATGAGTGCTGTCACCAGGTACCGGGTGCCAGTCTTGCAGCCAAGCTCATCACAGTCCTGCTCCCCAGGAGTGTGTTTGACAAGGACGGCAAAAGGTTTCTCCAGGTGGATGATTTTTCCATACAGGATATGATGCCCCACGATCAGCACAGGGATTCCCTTTAGCAGAACAAGAACGAAACGCCTAAGGTTCAGGGCAAGGTCATAATACTCAGGTGCCTTCCAGAGATGCTCTTGGAAGGCAATGCTGGCACCTCCACTCCCTGGTTTGGCTCTAACAATATTGAAGAGCCACACCAGGCAACCACCCTCATGCCCTTTTTACTCTTTCTAACCCCAGGTAAGAGAATTTCCACTTTTTAGAACAGTGACTTTTCCAGCTTCCCCAAAGCTAAATTCCCCTGCTAttgcaggggttgggggagaacaAGCAGATACATTAGATTAGCTAGACCTCGAATAACAAACCTGAGGGCAGTCCTCACTCTGGGTCCTGGGAGCACCACCTTGGTGTAGCTTGCTTTCCTGAGGCATTAGGCAGGGAAAGAAAAGTCCCCTCACCTCAGTGGTGTAATGTAGGTCTCCCAGGAGGTTTCCAGCTAATCCAGTGCTGTAGCGAGCCTCGATCTCCCCCTGTAGCTCCATCAGCACCCATTCTGCCAGGCCTCCAGCCCCGGCACTGCAAGCAAAGGGCTGGCGGTTACAATATTTTTGAGGGGTGAAGGATGAATAGTGTCCTACACCACCACTCAAGGCCCAGAAGAACTTTGTTGAGCATAAGTTCTTGGGAAATTAGgcagtgccaggcactgaactagAGACTGAAATGCAAGGACGTGTGCAAGATGCACCTGAGAACCCCAATTCTTTCAGGAAAATGTCAAACCTACAGAACCCTAATCATTCAAGCTAAACAAAAGAAGTCTCAAAATGTACTCACCTGGAAATAACAATTTGCACCATGAGCTTTCCGTCTTTAAAAAGCAACTGAAAATAAgctgtagaggaaaaaaaaatttaggacaataataatgatagctaacatATATCAAGTATTATATGTGAGGcatttttctaagtgctttagacaaattttatttcattccccTAACAACTCTTTTAAGATGTAAATCTTTTTGAGTTGACACCGTACATGTAACATTGCTTAAGACCACCAAAGGTCAACAATAGTGTGGAAAGTTAACACGTATTATACTTGTGTTCAAGGTCACATATTTACTAGTcaaagagccagaatttgaacccaaacaTACACTAGAGCCCACACTGCTGACCACAATGCTAACTTGCCCTTCTCAAGgatgttctattttctgttttttttaaatttttatttttgagagacagagtgtgagtgggagaggggcagagagagggagataggatccaaagtgggctctgtgctgacaacagagagcctgcccggtgcagggctcaaactcatgaacgcaagatcatgacctgagccaaagtcggacacttgaaGTCAGACTGAAGCACCCCTAGTCTACAtgtttcttaagaaattaaagaattcatTTAGATTCTACATTTTCCTTTGGTGATGATATAAACTTCATGTCTAACACTTTGGTTATGTTTCAAGGTTCAAAAGACCTCCTTTAACAAAAGCCAAGAAACGAAAAAGTCCTTCAGACAACTTTAGTGAATGGTAAGCTGATTTCTAACATGACTCTCATCATACGCCTTGACCATCTTTCACTTTGGTACTAAAATACCCTGGCACTCCATCAACTTTCCTTTTATACAACAGTACCACCTGGTGGCAAGTTTGTGGTACTCTAAAAGCATGGGTTAAAATGAATTTTTGCCTGAAACAACTATCTTCACTTGTCTTTCTAGAAAGGATACATTCTTGGGGGGTTAGGGGGATAGGGAGAACCTAAACTACGGGTTCTGTATAAGTCCTTCCAATGAATTGATGGAACTTAGCGGAAAGTTAGTAGTCTAGTGTTTACCAGTTGTAGTACTGCAGGTTAATAGGTTTAATTGTGCTCAAGGTTAGCAAACAACAGATTAATTTATGCGCTGCTGAAGCAAGCACGTGCAAACACCagattaaaaagttaaacaggTTTCTTCACTGGTATGTTGACCTTCATTTTGGATCTTCAGGGAAAAGTATGTTGACAAAAGCCTTCCAGGACAGCAGAACCTCTACTCTTGAGCACCAAACACTTTGGGAACATAAGGTCAGTCAATTCACTGGTCTTAAATTCAGATATAAAcagtagctaatatttattgaatttgtaTTACGAATCAGATGCTGTTCACACATAAGAACCTAGGCCTCGTGACTTTATGCTACACCCATCATAATCAATATGCTCCCAAAGGAAAAAACCAAGTATCGGTGAGAATGAAAAGGCACCAAGGCATCAGGCAGGCACTGCATACGTGGAAGAGCTGGTCAGAAGGGCAAGGGGGAATCAAGGAATCTCTGAGTAAAACAGACCTTCCGCAGTAGCACCAGTTGTGGCACTGCTTGAGAACAAATACACCAGGCTCAAGGGCAAACGTCTTGTGACAAGATAAGGAGGCCCTACCACTACAACCCAGAATAACCAAAAGAACTGTTAAAATTCTTCTAAGGTTTCCTGACGGAGAAAGGATTACAATTTAAAATCAGAAGACCTAAAGTCAGGTTCCAGCCTAGAAGTGTAGAAACTCTTCACTGTGTCATCATACACAAGTCACTTAATGACTATGGGGCTAGCATCCAGATTATCTGACTCATTAGCCTACTTTGAAGACCACATATATGCATAAATGCTTTAAAGATAAATAGCTAGTTttttagagaagggaaaaaataaatcagtatttcCACACTATAATTGTGACTGTAATTTAGAGAATGGTAGGTATACTTTAGCCATGAATCAAAAAAGACTTAGTAACTAGAAACTGAAGTTGGAAGGTTTCTCAAGGTTAATAAATGCATACAGATTAAAGGCTTCTTATAACTAAGCTTTTGATGACTGACAACGCACTACATATTACTTGATAGGtatatttataacaaaatatagaTACTTTGAGAAACAATTACATGTTCACACAGATACAGAGGTTCTAGGAAGACCACGGCAAGGAAGGAAATCAATCTTTAAGGCCTCTGGAAGCATGTTTGAGACGAGTACATATGGGctgcagaaatattttaattgtattccACATTTCCCGGAAAGTTTCCTGTTAGAACAGGAACTGACAACAGTGGCCTAAGTGGGCAAAGGAAAATAGATGCCTGATAGCTGGGCCGGAATACCTGTACCTGCGTACTAATCCCTGGTACTTGAGAGCACACGCAGCTTTACCCACTTATGCAGGAAGCCCTGCCTCAGTAGATCTCCTGACGCTGGCAGACATCCAGCAAtgttcctgaaaataaaaattccctgGCCTACAGCTCCACCATCTTCACCATCCTGCTTCTGTACCTAGTCAGGCTGGTAAAAATTTGTGCTAGTCCTACTGGGATGCTGCAGATGTGAACAGGAATGAAGTTCATTCCTACTTATAGAAATCTAGCTCATAGGAACCTGTAGACTGGCCTGACTACATTTATGTACACGAGGATGTATTTACCAAGGTAGTAAGAAATGTAGGAGAGGGCATTCctttagcaaattttaaaattctactctttaaaaaaattcatttatttttgagagagacagagacagcgtgagcagggaagggacagagagagggggagaaaaagaactccattctgccagcacagagcccaatgtagggctcaaatccacggaactgtgagatcatgacccgagccaacaAGAGTT
This portion of the Panthera uncia isolate 11264 chromosome E2 unlocalized genomic scaffold, Puncia_PCG_1.0 HiC_scaffold_20, whole genome shotgun sequence genome encodes:
- the CHTF8 gene encoding chromosome transmission fidelity protein 8 homolog, which translates into the protein MVQIVISSAGAGGLAEWVLMELQGEIEARYSTGLAGNLLGDLHYTTEGIPVLIVGHHILYGKIIHLEKPFAVLVKHTPGEQDCDELGCKTGTRYLVTALIKNKILFKTRPKPIITNVPKKV
- the HAS3 gene encoding hyaluronan synthase 3 isoform X1, which codes for MPVQLTTALRVVGTSLFALAVLGGILAAYVTGYQFIHTEKHYLSFGLYGAILGLHLLIQSLFAFLEHRRMRRAGRPLKLASPSRRSVALCIAAYQEDPDYLRKCLRSAQRIAFPDLKVVMVVDGNRQEDAYMLDIFHEVLGGTEQAGFFVWRSNFHEAGEGETEASLQEGMVRVRDVVRTSTFSCIMQKWGGKREVMYTAFKALGDSVDYIQVCDSDTVLDPACTIEMLRVLEEDPQVGGVGGDVQILNKYDSWISFLSSVRYWMAFNVERACQSYFGCVQCISGPLGMYRNSLLQQFLEDWYHQKFLGSKCSFGDDRHLTNRVLSLGYRTKYTARSKCLTETPTKYLRWLNQQTRWSKSYFREWLYNSLWFHKHHLWMTYESVVTGFFPFFLIATVIQLFYRGRIWNILLFLLTVQLVGIIKATYACFLRGNAEMIFMSLYSLLYMSSLLPAKIFAIATINKSGWGTSGRKTIVVNFIGLIPVSIWVAVLLGGLAYTAYCQDLFSETELAFLVSGAILYGCYWVALLMLYLAIIARRCGKKPEQYSLAYAEV
- the DERPC gene encoding decreased expression in renal and prostate cancer protein; the encoded protein is MKEPRIFPRERPTPWTRAQLPPRGRLDGSLGPQGGPVLNTGHPLGMNSDPFLMATGSLGGNLAPFPRNPSPFPTSSGSLASNPAPFPAGARDPSMASFPRGMNPTGTGAVSFPRPGGLLGPGPGPGPGPGPSLNPRAGALPGPGPLSNPRLGGLPGPGPMSNPRAGGLLGTGPDPRSGGPMGPGSGPNLRAGVLLPSGNGAPNPRPVGLGPGPSPNLRSGFVGTNPAPRSGMFPGPGLGPNPRANSLGPGLGPNPRAGGLGPGPNLDTRAGGLLGTGSGLNLRMAGPQGLDLAPILRAAGLLGANSAAFSQASGNMGTSPSSMARVPGPMGPNSGPGSRGIGLPGPNPSPMSRAPGPIGPNSAHFSRPAGPMGVNASPFPRGTGSGGLNPAAFSQSSGTLASNPANFQRSAGLQGSSPAIFPRTSGPLGPNPANFPRASGLQGPSPAAFPRSTGPLGPGQVTFPRSAPGPLGSSPAGPVGINPAPFARPTGTLGLNPASFPRMNGPVSKTLVPFPRVGNLPGTNPAAFPRPGGPMAAMYPNGMLPP